The genomic segment GTCCTGACTGGGGATCCTTAAGGAACCAACGGGCTCAGACACAGCTGTGTAGTCCTGACTGGGGATCCTTAAGGAACCAACGGGCTCAGACACAGCTGTGTAGTCCTGACTGGGGATCCTTaaggaaccaatgggatcagacacagctgtatagaaccaacgggatcagacacagctgtatagTCCTGACTGGGGATCCTTaaggaaccaatgggatcagacacagctgtatagaaccaacgggctcagacacagctgtatagaaccaacgggatcagacacagctgtatagaaccaacgggatcagacacagctgtatagaaccaacgggctcagacacagctgtatagaaccaacgggctcagacacagctgtatagaaccaacgggctcagacacagctgtatagaaccaatgggctcagacacagctgtatagaaccaatgggctcagacacagctgtatagTCCTGACTGGGGATCCTTaaggaaccaatgggatcagacacagctgtatagaaccaacgggctcagacacagctgtatagaaccaacgggctcagacacagctgtatagaaccaacgggctcagacacagctgtatagaaccaacgggctcagacacagctgtatagaaCCAACGGGCTCAGACACAGCTGCACCCTAATTATACACCCTTTTCTCAAAGTGTTCACTTGCACACTTCCCATCATGGATTTAGTCTTAACGGTGGAAAGAAACTACCTTCAGCCAATAATTACAATCTAATGCGTTTAAATCTATGACAAGAAGTGTGCAAGTCAAGTAAGTGCACTTTGGAGGCAGCCTCTACTCTGTAGTATAGACCCTAGAGCCTGGCCACGCAGCTGTGTCTCGGTCTAGAGCCTGGCCACGCAGCTGTGTCTCGGTCTAGAGCCTGGCCACGCAGCTGTGTCTCGGTCTAGAGCCTGGCCACGCAGCTGTGTCTCGGTCTAGAGCCTGGCCACGCAGCTGTGTCTCGGTCTAGAGCCTGGCCACGCAGCTGTGTCTCGGTCTAGAGCCTGGCCACGCAGCTGTGTCTCGGTCTAGAGCCTGGCCACGCAGCTGTGTCTCGGTCTAGAGCCTGGCCACGCAGCTGTGTCTCGGTCTAGAGCCTGGCCACGCAGCTGTGTCTCGGTCTAGAGCCTGGCCACGCAGCTGTGTCTCGGTCTAGAGCCTGGCCACGCAGCTGTGTCTCGGTCTAGAGCCTGGCCACGCAGCTGTGTCTCGGTCTAGAGCCTGGCCACGCAGCTGTGTCTCGGTCTAGAGCCTGGCCACGCAGCTGTGTCTCGGTCTAGAGCCTGGCCACGCAGCTGTGTCTCGGTCTAGAGCCTGGCCACGCAGCTGTGTCTCGGTCTAGAGCCTGGCCACGCAGCTGTGTCTCGGTCTAGAGCCTGGCCACGCAGCTGTGTCTCGGTCTAGAGCCTGGCCACGCAGCTGTGTCTCGGTCTAGAGCCTGGCCACGCAGCTGTGTCTCGGTCTAGAGCCTGGCCACGCAGCTGTGTCTCGGTCTAGAGCCTGGCCACGCAGCTGTGTCTCGGTCTAGAGCCTGGCCACGCAGCTGTGTCTCGGTCTAGAGCCTGGCCACGCAGCTGTGTCTCGGTCTAGAGCCTGGCCACGCAGCTGTGTCTCAGACAGACCGGACCAAAGCAGGCTTTTTAGCAGGGGGTTTGGGGTCGGGGGTCAGGGGGAAGCAGGTGGTACTGGTGATGCCGTTAAATGCTCTGACAACATTGCATCTTTGGTTTATTCTCCGTCGGCTGCACCTGGATGTTGACCACGTTGTTGCTAGGCGACATGTTGTTGTCTTGCCGGTCTGACATCTGTTTCTGAGACACAATGCGATAGATttctgcagggagggaggggggatgtggaagacaggagggagagtgaggaagagggacaggagggagagagagagagggacaggagggagagagagagaggacaggagggagagagagagagggacaggagggagagagagagaggacaggagggagagagagagagggacaggagggagagagagagagggacaggagggagagagagagagggacaggagggagagagagagagggacaggagggagagagagagagggacaggagggagagagagagagggacaggagggagacagagagagggacaggagggagacagagagacaggagggagacagagagagagagagagggacaagagggagagagagagggacaggagggagacagagagggacaggagggagacagagagagagagagggacaagagggatagagagagggacaggaggagagagagagacaggagggagagagagacaagagggagagggagagagacaagagggagattagcatgttatactgcagtactttACTCCCAGCTTAAACAGGAAATGATCTAGTACAATCACCAGATCGGATCGCGTTCCCTATGAAACATTGGTTTGACTACACTCTGTGTGTTAGTACAGGCATGGCAGGAGCCACAGGAAGGGAGTTGATCCACAGCAGAGCAGTGGACCTCACCTGGCCCCCGGCCCTCAGCTGTGATTAGGTATTCAGGAAGCTCACCTGGCCCCCGGCCCTCAGCTGTGATTAGGTATTCAGGAAGCTCACCTGGCCCCCGGCCCTCAGCTGTGATTAGGTATTCAGGAAGCTCACCTGGCCCCCGGCCCTCAGCTGTGATTAGGTATTCAGGAAGCTCACCTGGCCCCCGGCCCTCAGCTGTGATTAGGTATTCAGGAAGCTCACCTGGCCCCCGGCCCTCAGCTGTGATTAGGTATTCAGGAAGCTCACCTGGCCCCTGGCGCAGCAGAGATGATCACCCTAACACACAACCACTggtctcttctctcattctctggcCTGTGCTAAACCCTGTGCCATAATACAATATAGCCCATTTAAAATATAATGACTTTATTAAACCTATAAGAAAATAGTccatgcacagacagacagaggactactCACCAGTCAGAATGGTCTGGAAGGATGTCTCCACGTTAGTAGAGTCCAGGGCTGAGGTCTCCAGGAAAGACAAACCGTTCTTCTCTGAGGGACAGAGGGAAACGGTAAACCATGTCAATCACTACTGTGTTAACGTCTCCCAGCGACATCGCAGAAACGTCTCCCGCGACATCGCAGAAACGTCTCCCCGCGACATCGCAGAAACGTCTCCCCGCGACATTAGAGTAAGTGAATAAGCAAACCCTGATCACCGACAGCCACTCATGAGTAAGAAAAAGATGAACTCCACTACTCTTAGACCTCCTTATGTGGGAGTAGGGAGGCATGGTTGGTACTAGCCTGATACCACACCTGCACAAATACATCTGAAACCAGACCAGGTTGGTTCTGCAACCAGACCAGGTTGGTTCTGCAACCAGACCAGGTTGGACCTGCAACCAGACCAGGTTGGACCTGCAACCAGACCAGGTTGGACCTGAAACCAGACCAGGTTGGACCTGAAACCAGACCAGGTTGGACCTGAAACCAGACCAGGTTGGACCTGAAACCAGACCAGGTTAGACCTGAAACCAGACCAGGTTGGTTCTGTACTGACCTGCAAACGCCCGTGCCCCATCGGTGGGCACAGCCCTGAGGTGGCGCAGGTCACTCTTGTTGCCAACCAACATAATAACGATGTTGCTGTCTGCATGGTCTCTCAGCTCCTTCAGCCAACGTTCCACGCTCTCATAGGTCAGGTGCTTGGCGATGTCATAGACCAGAAGAGCACCCACGGCACCACGGTAATACCTGTGGACCAGAGAAgacagttcaaatcaaatttgattggtcacataaaTATATCTAGCAGATAGGAGCAAACAAACGtgacaaccaccaccactatcagattagagccataaggagTCGAGACATCTAatactatcagattagagccataaggagTCAAGACATCTACCAtccctctaccactatcagattagagccataaggatactagacacataccacaaactaccactatcagattagagccataagggagattagacatctaccaccccactaccactatcagattagagccataagggatactagacacataccacacaactaccactatcagattagagccataagggatactagacatctaccaccacactaccactatcagactagagtataagggatactagacatctaccactatcagattagatccacaagggagactagacatctaccactatcagattagatctataagggagactagacatctaccaccccactaccattAGTGGATGGTTTGGGGACCGTGGACCTGGATGGTTTGGGGACCGTGGACCTGGATGGTTTGGGGACCGTGGACCTGGATGGTTTGGGGACCGTGGACCTATGCTGTCTTGTTTTAACATTTCAATCAGGGACTGATGAGTATCAGTGAATCATTACattcctagtgtgtgtgtgtgtgtgtgtgtgtgtgtgtgtgtgtgtgtgtaccaccaCCAGAGAGACTCACGCTGATGTAATAGCCCGGTATCTCTCCTGACCAGCTGTGTCCCAGATCTGAGCCTTCACGGTCTTCCCATCCACCTGGATACTACGGGTGGCAAACTCTACCCCGATGGTGCTCTTACTCTCCAGGTTAAACTCATTCCGGGTGAAACGAGACAACAGGTTACTCTTCCCCACACcggagtctcctatcaacaccactgggccagagagagagagagagatgggttagaatctcctatcaacaccactgggccagagagagagagcgaagggttagagagagagagatgggttagagtctcctatcaacaccactgggccagagagagagagaggttagagtctcctatcaacaccactgggccagagagagagagaggttagagtctcctatcaacaccactgggccagagagagagagaggttagagtctcctatcaacaccactgagccagagagagagagaggttagagtctcctatcaacaccactgagagagagagagagaggttagagtctcctatcaacaccactgagagagagagagaggttagagtctcctatcaacaccactgagagagagagagaggttagagtctcctatcaacaccactgagagagagagagagagaggttagagtctcctatcaacaccactgagagagagagagagagaggttagagtctcctatcaacaccactgagagagagagagagagagagagagagagagagagagagagaggttagagtctcctatcaacaccactgagagagagagagagagagagagaggttagagtctcctatcaacaccactgagagagagagagagagagaggttagagtctcctatcaacaccactgagagagagagagagaggttagagtctcctatcaacaccactgagagagagagagagagagagaggttagagtctcctatcaacaccactgagagagagagagagagagagagattagagtctcctatcaacaccactgagagagagagagagagagagagagagagagtcctatcaacaccactgagagagagagagagagagagaggttagagtctcctatcaacacacgagagagagagagagagagagaggttagagtctcctatcaacaccactgagagagagagagagagagagaggttagagtctcctatcaacaccactgagagagagagagagagagagagagaggttagagtctcctatcaacaccactgagagagagagagagaggttagagtctcctatcaacaccactgagagagagagagaggttagagtctcctatcaacaccactgcgagagagagagaggttagagtctcctatcaacaccactgcgagagagagagaggttagagtctcctatcaacaccactgagagagagagagagaggttagagtctcctatcaacaccactgagagagagagagagagagagagagaggttagagtctcctatcaacaccactgagagagagagagagagagagagaggttagagtctcctatcaacaccactgagagagagagagagagaggttagagtctcctatcaacaccactgagagagagagagagaggttagagtctcctatcaacaccactgagagagagagagaggttagagtctcctatcaacaccactgagagagagagagagaggttagagtctcctatcaacaccactgagagagagagagagaggttagagtctcctatcaacaccactgagagagagagagagagaggttagagtctcctatcaacaccactgagagagagagagagaggttagagtctcctatcaacaccactgagagagagagagaggttagagtctcctatcaacaccactgagagagagagagaggttagagtctcctatcaacaccactgagagagagagaggttagagtctcctatcaacaccactgagagagagagagaggttagagtctcctatcaacaccactgagagagagagagagagagagaggttagagtctcctatcaacaccactgggccagagagagagagagagagagagagagagagattagagtctcctatcaacaccactgagagagagagagagagagagagagagagagagaggttagagtctcctatcaacaccactgagagagagagagagagaggttagagtctcctatcaacaccactgagagagagagagagagagtttagagtctcctatcaacaccactgagagagagagagaggttagagtctcctatcaacaccactgagagagagagagaggttagagtctcctatcaacaccactgagagagagagagagagagagagagaggttagagtctcctatcaacaccactgggccagagagagagagagagagagagagagagaggattagagtctcctatcaacaccactggagagagagagagagagagagagagagagaggttagagtctcctatcaacaccactgagagagagagagagagagagagaggttagagtctcctatcaacaccactgggccagagagagagagagagagagagagagagagagagagattagagtctcctatcaacaccactgagagagagagagagagagagagagagagagagaggttagagtctctatcaacaccactgagagagagagagagagaggttagagtctcctatcaacaccactgaggagagagagaggttagagtctcctatcaacaccactgagagagagagagagaggttagagtctcctatcaacaccactgagagagagagagagagagttagagtctcctatcaacaccactgagagagagagagagagaggttagagtctcctatcaacaccactgagagagagagagagagagagagagagagagagagaggttagagtctcctatcaacaccactgagagagagagagagaggttagagtctcctatcaacaccactgagagagagagagagagagagagagagaggttagagtctcctatcaacaccactgagagagagagagagagagagagagaggttagagtctcctatcaacaccactgagagagagagagagagagagagagagagagagagagagttagtgtctcctatcaacaccactgagagagagagagagagagagagagaggttagagtctcctatcaacaccactgagagagagagagagagagagagggaggttagagtctcctatcaacaccactgagagagagagagagagagagagaggttagagtctcctatcaacaccactgagagagagagagagagagagagaggttagagtctcctatcaacaccactgagagagagagagagagagagagagagagagagggttagagtctcctatcaacaccactgagagagagagagagagagagagagagagggttagagtctcctatcaacaccactgagagagagagagagagagagagagagagaggttagagtctcctatcaacaccactgagagagagagagagagagagagagagagaggttagagtctcctatcaacaccactgagagagagagagagagagagagagaggttagagtctcctatcaacaccactgagagagagagagagagagagagagagagagagagagagagagagagttagagtctcctatcaacaccactgagagagagagagagagagagagagagagagagttagagtctcctatcaacaccactgagagagagagagagagagaggttagagtctcctatcaacaccactgagagagagaggagagagagagagagagagagagagagagagagaggttagagtctcctatcaacaccactgagagagagagagagagagagagagagaggagagagagagagagttagagtctcctatcaacaccactgagagagagagagagagagagagagagagagagagagagagagagagagaggttagagtctcctatcaacaccactgagagagagagagagagagagagagaggttagagtctcctatcaacaccactgagagagagagagagagagagagagagggagagagaggcagagagagagagagcagagagagagagagagagagaggcagagagagagagagagagcagagagacagagagacagagagacagagagacagagagagagagagagaggttagagtctcctatcaacaccactgagagagagagagagagagaggttagagtctcctatcaacaccactgagagagaggagagagagagagagagagaggttagagtctcctatcaacaccactgagagagagagagagagagagagagagagagagagagaggttagagtctcctatcaacaccactggagagagagagagagagagagagagagagagaggttagagtctcctatcaacaccactgggagagagagagagagagagagagagagagagagagagaggttagagtctcctatcaacaccactgagagagagagagagagagagagagagagagagagagagagagagagttagagtctcctatcaacaccactgagagagagagagagagagagagagagagaggttagagtctcctatcaacaccactgagagagagagagagagagagggttagagtctcctatcaacaccactgagagagagagagagagaggggttagagtctcctatcaacaccactgagagagagagagagagaggttagagtctcctatcaacaccactgagagagagagagagagagagagaggttagagtctcctatcaacaccactgagagagagagagagagagagagagagagaggttagagtctcctatcaacaccactgagagagagagagagagagagagagagaggttagagtctcctatcaacaccactgagagagagagagagagagagagagagagaggttagagtctcctatcaacaccactgagagagagagagaggagagagagaggagagagagagagagagagagagagagaggttagagtctcctatcaacaccactgagagagagagagagagagagaggttagagtctcctatcaacaccactgagagagagagagagagagagagagagagagagagagagaggttagagtctcctatcaacaccactgagagagagagagagagagagagagagaggttagagtctcctatcaacaccactgagagagagagagagagagagaggttagagtctcctatcaacaccactgagagagagagagagagagagagagaggttagagtctcctatcaacaccactgagagagagagagagagagaggttagagtctcctatcaacaccactgagagagagagagagagagagagagagagaggttagagtctcctatcaacaccactggagagagagagagagagagagaggagagagagagagagaggttagagtctcctatcaacaccactgagagagagagagagagagagagagagagagagaggagaggttagagtctcctatcaacaccactgagagagagagagagagagagagagagagagagagagaggttagagtctcctatcaacaccactgagagagagagagagagagagagaggttagagtctcctatcaacaccactgagagagagagagagagagagagagagagagagagagagagagagagagagagagagagagagagagagagagagagaggttagagtctcctatcaacaccactgagagagagagagaggttagagtctcctatcaacaccactggagagagagagagagagagagagagagagagaggttagagtctcctatcaacaccactgagagagagagagagagagagagagagagagaggttagagtctcctatcaacaccactgagagagagagagagagagagagagagagagagagagagagagagagagagagaggttagagtctcctatcaacaccactgagagagagagagagagagagagagagagagaggttagagtctcctatcaacaccactgagagagagagagagagagagagagagagagagagagagagagagagaggttagagtctcctatcaacaccactgagagagagagagagagagagagagagagagagagagagagagaggttagagtctcctatcaacaccactgagagagagagagagagagagagagagagagagagagagagagagagaggttagagtctcctatcaacaccactgagagagagagagagagagagagagagagagagagagagagttagagtctcctatcaacaccactgagagagagagagagagagggttagagtctcctatcaacaccactgagagagagagagagagagagagagagagagaggagagagagagagagagagaggagagagagagagagaggttagagtctcctatcaacaccactgagagagagagagagagagagagagagagagaggttagagtctcctatcaacaccactgagagagagagagagagagaggagagagagagaggttagagtctcctatcaacaccactgagagagagagagagagagagagagagagagagagagagagagagagagagagagagagagagagagagagagagagagagagagattagagtctcctatcaacaccactgagagagagagagagaggttagagagagagagcgagagagcagagagcagagagagagaggttagagtctcctatcaacaccactgagagagagagagaggttagagtctcctatcaacaccactggagagagagagagagaggttagagtctcctatcaacaccactgagagagagagagagagagagagagagagagagagagagagagagagagagagagagagagagagagagagagagagagcagagagagagagagagagagagagagagagagagagagagagagagagagagagagaggttagagtctcctatcaacaccactgagagagagagagagagagagagagagagagagagagagagagagagagagagagggttagagtctcctatcaacaccactgagagagagagagagagagagagagagagagagagagagagagagagagaggttagagtctcctatcaacaccactgagagagagagagagagagagagagagagagagagagagagagagaggttagagtctcctatcaacaccactgggccagagagagagagagagagagagagagagagagagagatgggttagagtaatatcatcaaccatgtgtagttcactagtgattatgttaatgtaacggatgtgaaatgactagctagttagcggcGGTGCGTTTCAATccgtgacgtcacttgctctgagaccttgaagtagtagttccccttgctctgcaagggctgtggcttttgtggctaggtaacgatgcttcgtgggtgactgttgttgatgtgtgcagagggtccagagggtccctggttcacgcccgggtatgggcgagggacagtctaaagttatactgttacattaagattgatgttttttataagataagttagttaatgctagctagcaacttaccttggctccttgctgcactcacgtAACAGGTGGCCAGCCTGCCACGCAATCGGAGTCCAAAAAAGGCCgtttaccgattgttatgaaaacttgaaaaaaAACGTCCctcatcggtcgacctctagtttgttGGACTATATCTGTGGTATATCGGTCATACAGGAGTAATAAATACACAGCCTGTAACTACATCCCCGGTTCCATGGTTTGCGACTACTGACACACATTCCTCTGTGCTTGACATCTCAACACATTTCCCCAGTCAGGCCTAGCCTCGATAACATGCGCTGACTGGACATGGACTAAGGCCTAGCCTCGATAACATGCGCTGACTGGACATGGACTAAGGTCTAGCCTATAAAGGGCTAAATTCAGCGGTATGACATTCTCGTGGTTGAGATCATAAATGCTGAATGAAATGAGTCACATTCCTCCAGAGAGGAAAGGCCATTGGTCCATCATGGTCCATAGTAATTACTCCACAATGGGAAGAACCCATTTTATCATATATGTCATGAATGgtggtgttgttgctgttgttttaAGCATGGATCTTTACACAAGCAGGATATAGTAGACATTTTAAATGAATGACATCACATCACGTTATTAATAAAAAGGTAGCTGGAGCAACTAGCTATGGTTTCAGTAACTAAGTTGTGGTCATTTGGCAAGCTAGCTAGCCGACAAAATTAAAAGACAAAATGATCAGAGGCTCTATGTTAGCATTATTGAGGAATATCAAGACAATAGTCTACTATACATGTATAACACTGTCATATCCAAACGCACTCATTTTAGTTCATAAGATATCAAGCTGACATTAACTTTACTGTGTAGCTAGCTAATTTATCTAGCGGCTAACTAGATTAGCACCGAGCTCTACCACCACTAGAACTAGCTAACGGCTAACTAGATTAGCACCGAGCTCTACCACCACTAGTACTAGCTAACGGCTAACTAGATTAGCATCGAGCTCTACCACCACTAGTACTAGCTAGCTGCTAACTAGATTAGCATCGAGCTCTACCACCACTAGTACTAGCTAGCTGCTAACTAGATTAGCATCGAGCTCTACCACCACTAGTACTAGCTAGCGGCTAACTAGATTAGCATCGAGCTCTACCACCACTAGTACTAGCTAGCTGCTAACTAGATTAGCATCGAGCTCTACCACCACTAGTACTAGCTAGCTGCTAACTAGATTAGCATCGAGCTCTACCACCACTAGTACTAGCTAGCTGCTAACTAGATTAGCATCGAGCTCTACCACCACTAGTACTAGCTAGCGGCTAACTAGATTAGCATCGAGCTCTACCACCACTAGTACTAGCTAGCTGCTAACTAGATTAGCATCGAGCTCTACCACCACTAGTACTAGCTAGCTGCTAACTAGATTAG from the Oncorhynchus gorbuscha isolate QuinsamMale2020 ecotype Even-year unplaced genomic scaffold, OgorEven_v1.0 Un_scaffold_6399, whole genome shotgun sequence genome contains:
- the LOC124029449 gene encoding ras-related protein Rab-11A-like, which gives rise to MGNRDDEYDYLFKVVLIGDSGVGKSNLLSRFTRNEFNLESKSTIGVEFATRSIQVDGKTVKAQIWDTAGQERYRAITSAYYRGAVGALLVYDIAKHLTYESVERWLKELRDHADSNIVIMLVGNKSDLRHLRAVPTDGARAFAEKNGLSFLETSALDSTNVETSFQTILTEIYRIVSQKQMSDRQDNNMSPSNNVVNIQVQPTENKPKMQCCQSI